The following proteins are encoded in a genomic region of Balaenoptera ricei isolate mBalRic1 chromosome 14, mBalRic1.hap2, whole genome shotgun sequence:
- the MPPE1 gene encoding metallophosphoesterase 1 isoform X3 produces MAAGDMASTRLGAGRQHLRPLKRRGLVLLRLTAIVFAVLLFCEFLIYYLVIFRCSWPAVKTPADAGGLGTPEPVLRAMFLADTHLLGAVRGHWLDKLRREWQMERAFQTALWLLQPEVVFILGDIFDEGKWSSSQAWADDVGRFWKIFRHPPHMQLRAVAGNHDIGFHYQMNTYKIKRFEKVFNPERLFSWKGINFVMVNSVALEGDGCDICSGAEAELLEISHRLNCSREQEHRPQECGDGQRLPASAPILLQHFPLYRRNDANCSGEDAAPPDEKYTPFKERYDALSQEASRKLLWWLRPRLVLSGHTHSACEVLHGAGVLEVSVPSFSWRNRNNPSFIMGSVTPTEYALAKCYLPCEDTVLTTYCTAAGGLVLLTLVHAGLVASPFHFGWNMLRKFKTT; encoded by the exons ATGGCTGCAGGGGACATGGCCTCGACCCGGCTGGGGGCCGGGAGGCAGCACCTCCGTCCACTGAAGAGGAGGGGCTTGGTGCTGCTGAGACTCACGGCCATCGTCTTTGCTgtgcttctgttttgtgaattTCTAATCTATTACCTAGTGATCTTCCGGTGCAGTTGGCCTGCAGTGAAAACTCCTGCGGATGCCGGTGGACTCGGGACCCCTGAGCCTGTGCTCAGGGCCATGTTCTTGGCTGACACCCACCTGCTCGGGGCTGTGAGAGGCCACTGGCTGGACAAATTACGGAG GGAGTGGCAGATGGAGCGAGCCTTCCAGACGGCGCTGTGGCTGCTGCAGCCCGAAGTCGTCTTCATCCTGGGAGACATCTTTGACGAAGGGAAGTGGAGCTCCTCCCAG GCCTGGGCGGACGACGTGGGGCGCTTCTGGAAGATCTTCCGACACCCGCCCCATATGCAGTTGAGGGCCGTGGCTGGCAACCATGACATCGGCTTCCATTACCA GATGaacacatacaaaataaaacGATTTGAGAAAGTTTTCAACCCTGAAAGGCTGTTTTCTTGGAAAGGAATTAA TTTTGTGATGGTTAACAGCGTCGCACTGGAAGGGGACGGCTGTGACATCTGCTCTGGAGCAGAGGCTGAGCTCCTGGAAATCTCTCACCGGCTGAACTGCTCCCGGGAG CAGGAGCATCGCCCCCAAGAGTGTGGAGACGGGCAGCGGCTGCCGGCCTCGGCCCCCATCCTCCTGCAG CACTTCCCGCTTTACCGGAGAAATGACGCCAACTGCTCCGGGGAGGACGCGGCACCCCCCGACGAGAAGTACACCCCCTTCAAGGAGCGCTATGATGCGCTCTCCCAGGAGGCCTCGAGGAAG CTGCTGTGGTGGCTCCGGCCGCGCCTGGTCCTCAGTGGCCACACGCACAGCGCCTGCGAGGTCCTGCACGGGGCCGGCGTCCTGGAGGTCAGCGTGCCATCTTTCAGTTGGAGGAACAGAAACAACCCCAGTTTCATCATG GGCAGCGTCACGCCCACAGAGTACGCCCTTGCCAAGTGCTACCTGCCCTGCGAGGACACGGTTCTGACCACGTACTGCACGGCGGCCGGGGGCCTCGTGCTCCTCACGTTAGTCCACGCTGGGCTTGTAGCCTCACCTTTTCATTTCGGTTGGAACatgctcagaaaatttaagaccACGTGA
- the MPPE1 gene encoding metallophosphoesterase 1 isoform X1 codes for MAAGDMASTRLGAGRQHLRPLKRRGLVLLRLTAIVFAVLLFCEFLIYYLVIFRCSWPAVKTPADAGGLGTPEPVLRAMFLADTHLLGAVRGHWLDKLRREWQMERAFQTALWLLQPEVVFILGDIFDEGKWSSSQAWADDVGRFWKIFRHPPHMQLRAVAGNHDIGFHYQMNTYKIKRFEKVFNPERLFSWKGINFCVPGTQSPADCTGGPWLISCPCLSFVMVNSVALEGDGCDICSGAEAELLEISHRLNCSREQEHRPQECGDGQRLPASAPILLQHFPLYRRNDANCSGEDAAPPDEKYTPFKERYDALSQEASRKLLWWLRPRLVLSGHTHSACEVLHGAGVLEVSVPSFSWRNRNNPSFIMGSVTPTEYALAKCYLPCEDTVLTTYCTAAGGLVLLTLVHAGLVASPFHFGWNMLRKFKTT; via the exons ATGGCTGCAGGGGACATGGCCTCGACCCGGCTGGGGGCCGGGAGGCAGCACCTCCGTCCACTGAAGAGGAGGGGCTTGGTGCTGCTGAGACTCACGGCCATCGTCTTTGCTgtgcttctgttttgtgaattTCTAATCTATTACCTAGTGATCTTCCGGTGCAGTTGGCCTGCAGTGAAAACTCCTGCGGATGCCGGTGGACTCGGGACCCCTGAGCCTGTGCTCAGGGCCATGTTCTTGGCTGACACCCACCTGCTCGGGGCTGTGAGAGGCCACTGGCTGGACAAATTACGGAG GGAGTGGCAGATGGAGCGAGCCTTCCAGACGGCGCTGTGGCTGCTGCAGCCCGAAGTCGTCTTCATCCTGGGAGACATCTTTGACGAAGGGAAGTGGAGCTCCTCCCAG GCCTGGGCGGACGACGTGGGGCGCTTCTGGAAGATCTTCCGACACCCGCCCCATATGCAGTTGAGGGCCGTGGCTGGCAACCATGACATCGGCTTCCATTACCA GATGaacacatacaaaataaaacGATTTGAGAAAGTTTTCAACCCTGAAAGGCTGTTTTCTTGGAAAGGAATTAA CTTCTGTGTCCCAGGGACACAGTCGCCAGCGGACTGCACAGGTGGCCCATGGCTGATCTCCTGCCCTTGCCTCAGTTTTGTGATGGTTAACAGCGTCGCACTGGAAGGGGACGGCTGTGACATCTGCTCTGGAGCAGAGGCTGAGCTCCTGGAAATCTCTCACCGGCTGAACTGCTCCCGGGAG CAGGAGCATCGCCCCCAAGAGTGTGGAGACGGGCAGCGGCTGCCGGCCTCGGCCCCCATCCTCCTGCAG CACTTCCCGCTTTACCGGAGAAATGACGCCAACTGCTCCGGGGAGGACGCGGCACCCCCCGACGAGAAGTACACCCCCTTCAAGGAGCGCTATGATGCGCTCTCCCAGGAGGCCTCGAGGAAG CTGCTGTGGTGGCTCCGGCCGCGCCTGGTCCTCAGTGGCCACACGCACAGCGCCTGCGAGGTCCTGCACGGGGCCGGCGTCCTGGAGGTCAGCGTGCCATCTTTCAGTTGGAGGAACAGAAACAACCCCAGTTTCATCATG GGCAGCGTCACGCCCACAGAGTACGCCCTTGCCAAGTGCTACCTGCCCTGCGAGGACACGGTTCTGACCACGTACTGCACGGCGGCCGGGGGCCTCGTGCTCCTCACGTTAGTCCACGCTGGGCTTGTAGCCTCACCTTTTCATTTCGGTTGGAACatgctcagaaaatttaagaccACGTGA
- the MPPE1 gene encoding metallophosphoesterase 1 isoform X2: MAAGDMASTRLGAGRQHLRPLKRRGLVLLRLTAIVFAVLLFCEFLIYYLVIFRCSWPAVKTPADAGGLGTPEPVLRAMFLADTHLLGAVRGHWLDKLRREWQMERAFQTALWLLQPEVVFILGDIFDEGKWSSSQAWADDVGRFWKIFRHPPHMQLRAVAGNHDIGFHYQMNTYKIKRFEKVFNPERLFSWKGINFCVPGTQSPADCTGGPWLISCPCLSFVMVNSVALEGDGCDICSGAEAELLEISHRLNCSREEHRPQECGDGQRLPASAPILLQHFPLYRRNDANCSGEDAAPPDEKYTPFKERYDALSQEASRKLLWWLRPRLVLSGHTHSACEVLHGAGVLEVSVPSFSWRNRNNPSFIMGSVTPTEYALAKCYLPCEDTVLTTYCTAAGGLVLLTLVHAGLVASPFHFGWNMLRKFKTT; the protein is encoded by the exons ATGGCTGCAGGGGACATGGCCTCGACCCGGCTGGGGGCCGGGAGGCAGCACCTCCGTCCACTGAAGAGGAGGGGCTTGGTGCTGCTGAGACTCACGGCCATCGTCTTTGCTgtgcttctgttttgtgaattTCTAATCTATTACCTAGTGATCTTCCGGTGCAGTTGGCCTGCAGTGAAAACTCCTGCGGATGCCGGTGGACTCGGGACCCCTGAGCCTGTGCTCAGGGCCATGTTCTTGGCTGACACCCACCTGCTCGGGGCTGTGAGAGGCCACTGGCTGGACAAATTACGGAG GGAGTGGCAGATGGAGCGAGCCTTCCAGACGGCGCTGTGGCTGCTGCAGCCCGAAGTCGTCTTCATCCTGGGAGACATCTTTGACGAAGGGAAGTGGAGCTCCTCCCAG GCCTGGGCGGACGACGTGGGGCGCTTCTGGAAGATCTTCCGACACCCGCCCCATATGCAGTTGAGGGCCGTGGCTGGCAACCATGACATCGGCTTCCATTACCA GATGaacacatacaaaataaaacGATTTGAGAAAGTTTTCAACCCTGAAAGGCTGTTTTCTTGGAAAGGAATTAA CTTCTGTGTCCCAGGGACACAGTCGCCAGCGGACTGCACAGGTGGCCCATGGCTGATCTCCTGCCCTTGCCTCAGTTTTGTGATGGTTAACAGCGTCGCACTGGAAGGGGACGGCTGTGACATCTGCTCTGGAGCAGAGGCTGAGCTCCTGGAAATCTCTCACCGGCTGAACTGCTCCCGGGAG GAGCATCGCCCCCAAGAGTGTGGAGACGGGCAGCGGCTGCCGGCCTCGGCCCCCATCCTCCTGCAG CACTTCCCGCTTTACCGGAGAAATGACGCCAACTGCTCCGGGGAGGACGCGGCACCCCCCGACGAGAAGTACACCCCCTTCAAGGAGCGCTATGATGCGCTCTCCCAGGAGGCCTCGAGGAAG CTGCTGTGGTGGCTCCGGCCGCGCCTGGTCCTCAGTGGCCACACGCACAGCGCCTGCGAGGTCCTGCACGGGGCCGGCGTCCTGGAGGTCAGCGTGCCATCTTTCAGTTGGAGGAACAGAAACAACCCCAGTTTCATCATG GGCAGCGTCACGCCCACAGAGTACGCCCTTGCCAAGTGCTACCTGCCCTGCGAGGACACGGTTCTGACCACGTACTGCACGGCGGCCGGGGGCCTCGTGCTCCTCACGTTAGTCCACGCTGGGCTTGTAGCCTCACCTTTTCATTTCGGTTGGAACatgctcagaaaatttaagaccACGTGA
- the CHMP1B gene encoding charged multivesicular body protein 1b, producing MSNMEKHLFNLKFAAKELGRSAKKCDKEEKAEKAKIKKAIQKGNMEVARIHAENAIRQKNQAVNFLRMSARVDAVAARVQTAVTMGKVTKSMAGVVKSMDATLKTMNLEKISALMDKFEHQFETLDVQTQQMEDTMSSTTTLTTPQGQVDMLLQEMADEAGLDLNMELPQGQTGSVGTSVASAEQDELSQRLARLRDQV from the coding sequence ATGTCCAACATGGAGAAACACCTGTTCAACCTAAAGTTCGCGGCCAAAGAACTGGGAAGGAGTGCCAAAAAATGCGACAAGGAGGAAAAGGCCGAAAAGGCCAAGATTAAAAAGGCCATTCAGAAGGGCAACATGGAAGTTGCGAGGATTCACGCCGAGAACGCGATTCGCCAGAAGAACCAGGCGGTGAATTTCCTGAGGATGAGTGCTCGGGTGGACGCGGTGGCCGCCAGGGTCCAGACGGCCGTGACGATGGGCAAGGTGACCAAGTCGATGGCCGGTGTGGTTAAGTCGATGGACGCGACGTTGAAGACCATGAATCTCGAGAAGATCTCTGCCCTGATGGACAAGTTCGAGCACCAGTTCGAGACGCTGGACGTGCAGACGCAGCAGATGGAGGACACGATGAGCAGCACGACGACGCTGACCACTCCCCAGGGCCAGGTGGATATGCTGCTGCAGGAAATGGCAGACGAGGCCGGCCTCGACCTCAACATGGAGCTGCCGCAGGGCCAGACCGGCTCCGTGGGCACGAGCGTGGCCTCGGCCGAGCAGGACGAACTGTCCCAGAGGCTGGCCCGCCTGCGAGACCAAGTGTGA
- the MPPE1 gene encoding metallophosphoesterase 1 isoform X5: protein MAAGDMASTRLGAGRQHLRPLKRRGLVLLRLTAIVFAVLLFCEFLIYYLVIFRCSWPAVKTPADAGGLGTPEPVLRAMFLADTHLLGAVRGHWLDKLRREWQMERAFQTALWLLQPEVVFILGDIFDEGKWSSSQAWADDVGRFWKIFRHPPHMQLRAVAGNHDIGFHYQMNTYKIKRFEKVFNPERLFSWKGINVALEGDGCDICSGAEAELLEISHRLNCSREQEHRPQECGDGQRLPASAPILLQHFPLYRRNDANCSGEDAAPPDEKYTPFKERYDALSQEASRKLLWWLRPRLVLSGHTHSACEVLHGAGVLEVSVPSFSWRNRNNPSFIMGSVTPTEYALAKCYLPCEDTVLTTYCTAAGGLVLLTLVHAGLVASPFHFGWNMLRKFKTT from the exons ATGGCTGCAGGGGACATGGCCTCGACCCGGCTGGGGGCCGGGAGGCAGCACCTCCGTCCACTGAAGAGGAGGGGCTTGGTGCTGCTGAGACTCACGGCCATCGTCTTTGCTgtgcttctgttttgtgaattTCTAATCTATTACCTAGTGATCTTCCGGTGCAGTTGGCCTGCAGTGAAAACTCCTGCGGATGCCGGTGGACTCGGGACCCCTGAGCCTGTGCTCAGGGCCATGTTCTTGGCTGACACCCACCTGCTCGGGGCTGTGAGAGGCCACTGGCTGGACAAATTACGGAG GGAGTGGCAGATGGAGCGAGCCTTCCAGACGGCGCTGTGGCTGCTGCAGCCCGAAGTCGTCTTCATCCTGGGAGACATCTTTGACGAAGGGAAGTGGAGCTCCTCCCAG GCCTGGGCGGACGACGTGGGGCGCTTCTGGAAGATCTTCCGACACCCGCCCCATATGCAGTTGAGGGCCGTGGCTGGCAACCATGACATCGGCTTCCATTACCA GATGaacacatacaaaataaaacGATTTGAGAAAGTTTTCAACCCTGAAAGGCTGTTTTCTTGGAAAGGAATTAA CGTCGCACTGGAAGGGGACGGCTGTGACATCTGCTCTGGAGCAGAGGCTGAGCTCCTGGAAATCTCTCACCGGCTGAACTGCTCCCGGGAG CAGGAGCATCGCCCCCAAGAGTGTGGAGACGGGCAGCGGCTGCCGGCCTCGGCCCCCATCCTCCTGCAG CACTTCCCGCTTTACCGGAGAAATGACGCCAACTGCTCCGGGGAGGACGCGGCACCCCCCGACGAGAAGTACACCCCCTTCAAGGAGCGCTATGATGCGCTCTCCCAGGAGGCCTCGAGGAAG CTGCTGTGGTGGCTCCGGCCGCGCCTGGTCCTCAGTGGCCACACGCACAGCGCCTGCGAGGTCCTGCACGGGGCCGGCGTCCTGGAGGTCAGCGTGCCATCTTTCAGTTGGAGGAACAGAAACAACCCCAGTTTCATCATG GGCAGCGTCACGCCCACAGAGTACGCCCTTGCCAAGTGCTACCTGCCCTGCGAGGACACGGTTCTGACCACGTACTGCACGGCGGCCGGGGGCCTCGTGCTCCTCACGTTAGTCCACGCTGGGCTTGTAGCCTCACCTTTTCATTTCGGTTGGAACatgctcagaaaatttaagaccACGTGA
- the MPPE1 gene encoding metallophosphoesterase 1 isoform X6 yields the protein MAAGDMASTRLGAGRQHLRPLKRRGLVLLRLTAIVFAVLLFCEFLIYYLVIFRCSWPAVKTPADAGGLGTPEPVLRAMFLADTHLLGAVRGHWLDKLRREWQMERAFQTALWLLQPEVVFILGDIFDEGKWSSSQAWADDVGRFWKIFRHPPHMQLRAVAGNHDIGFHYQMNTYKIKRFEKVFNPERLFSWKGINFCVPGTQSPADCTGGPWLISCPCLSFVMVNSVALEGDGCDICSGAEAELLEISHRLNCSREQEHRPQECGDGQRLPASAPILLQHFPLYRRNDANCSGEDAAPPDEKYTPFKERYDALSQEASRKLLWWLRPRLVLSGHTHSACEVLHGAGVLEVSVPSFSWRNRNNPSFIMKL from the exons ATGGCTGCAGGGGACATGGCCTCGACCCGGCTGGGGGCCGGGAGGCAGCACCTCCGTCCACTGAAGAGGAGGGGCTTGGTGCTGCTGAGACTCACGGCCATCGTCTTTGCTgtgcttctgttttgtgaattTCTAATCTATTACCTAGTGATCTTCCGGTGCAGTTGGCCTGCAGTGAAAACTCCTGCGGATGCCGGTGGACTCGGGACCCCTGAGCCTGTGCTCAGGGCCATGTTCTTGGCTGACACCCACCTGCTCGGGGCTGTGAGAGGCCACTGGCTGGACAAATTACGGAG GGAGTGGCAGATGGAGCGAGCCTTCCAGACGGCGCTGTGGCTGCTGCAGCCCGAAGTCGTCTTCATCCTGGGAGACATCTTTGACGAAGGGAAGTGGAGCTCCTCCCAG GCCTGGGCGGACGACGTGGGGCGCTTCTGGAAGATCTTCCGACACCCGCCCCATATGCAGTTGAGGGCCGTGGCTGGCAACCATGACATCGGCTTCCATTACCA GATGaacacatacaaaataaaacGATTTGAGAAAGTTTTCAACCCTGAAAGGCTGTTTTCTTGGAAAGGAATTAA CTTCTGTGTCCCAGGGACACAGTCGCCAGCGGACTGCACAGGTGGCCCATGGCTGATCTCCTGCCCTTGCCTCAGTTTTGTGATGGTTAACAGCGTCGCACTGGAAGGGGACGGCTGTGACATCTGCTCTGGAGCAGAGGCTGAGCTCCTGGAAATCTCTCACCGGCTGAACTGCTCCCGGGAG CAGGAGCATCGCCCCCAAGAGTGTGGAGACGGGCAGCGGCTGCCGGCCTCGGCCCCCATCCTCCTGCAG CACTTCCCGCTTTACCGGAGAAATGACGCCAACTGCTCCGGGGAGGACGCGGCACCCCCCGACGAGAAGTACACCCCCTTCAAGGAGCGCTATGATGCGCTCTCCCAGGAGGCCTCGAGGAAG CTGCTGTGGTGGCTCCGGCCGCGCCTGGTCCTCAGTGGCCACACGCACAGCGCCTGCGAGGTCCTGCACGGGGCCGGCGTCCTGGAGGTCAGCGTGCCATCTTTCAGTTGGAGGAACAGAAACAACCCCAGTTTCATCATG AAGCTGTAA
- the MPPE1 gene encoding metallophosphoesterase 1 isoform X4: MAAGDMASTRLGAGRQHLRPLKRRGLVLLRLTAIVFAVLLFCEFLIYYLVIFRCSWPAVKTPADAGGLGTPEPVLRAMFLADTHLLGAVRGHWLDKLRREWQMERAFQTALWLLQPEVVFILGDIFDEGKWSSSQAWADDVGRFWKIFRHPPHMQLRAVAGNHDIGFHYQMNTYKIKRFEKVFNPERLFSWKGINFVMVNSVALEGDGCDICSGAEAELLEISHRLNCSREEHRPQECGDGQRLPASAPILLQHFPLYRRNDANCSGEDAAPPDEKYTPFKERYDALSQEASRKLLWWLRPRLVLSGHTHSACEVLHGAGVLEVSVPSFSWRNRNNPSFIMGSVTPTEYALAKCYLPCEDTVLTTYCTAAGGLVLLTLVHAGLVASPFHFGWNMLRKFKTT, from the exons ATGGCTGCAGGGGACATGGCCTCGACCCGGCTGGGGGCCGGGAGGCAGCACCTCCGTCCACTGAAGAGGAGGGGCTTGGTGCTGCTGAGACTCACGGCCATCGTCTTTGCTgtgcttctgttttgtgaattTCTAATCTATTACCTAGTGATCTTCCGGTGCAGTTGGCCTGCAGTGAAAACTCCTGCGGATGCCGGTGGACTCGGGACCCCTGAGCCTGTGCTCAGGGCCATGTTCTTGGCTGACACCCACCTGCTCGGGGCTGTGAGAGGCCACTGGCTGGACAAATTACGGAG GGAGTGGCAGATGGAGCGAGCCTTCCAGACGGCGCTGTGGCTGCTGCAGCCCGAAGTCGTCTTCATCCTGGGAGACATCTTTGACGAAGGGAAGTGGAGCTCCTCCCAG GCCTGGGCGGACGACGTGGGGCGCTTCTGGAAGATCTTCCGACACCCGCCCCATATGCAGTTGAGGGCCGTGGCTGGCAACCATGACATCGGCTTCCATTACCA GATGaacacatacaaaataaaacGATTTGAGAAAGTTTTCAACCCTGAAAGGCTGTTTTCTTGGAAAGGAATTAA TTTTGTGATGGTTAACAGCGTCGCACTGGAAGGGGACGGCTGTGACATCTGCTCTGGAGCAGAGGCTGAGCTCCTGGAAATCTCTCACCGGCTGAACTGCTCCCGGGAG GAGCATCGCCCCCAAGAGTGTGGAGACGGGCAGCGGCTGCCGGCCTCGGCCCCCATCCTCCTGCAG CACTTCCCGCTTTACCGGAGAAATGACGCCAACTGCTCCGGGGAGGACGCGGCACCCCCCGACGAGAAGTACACCCCCTTCAAGGAGCGCTATGATGCGCTCTCCCAGGAGGCCTCGAGGAAG CTGCTGTGGTGGCTCCGGCCGCGCCTGGTCCTCAGTGGCCACACGCACAGCGCCTGCGAGGTCCTGCACGGGGCCGGCGTCCTGGAGGTCAGCGTGCCATCTTTCAGTTGGAGGAACAGAAACAACCCCAGTTTCATCATG GGCAGCGTCACGCCCACAGAGTACGCCCTTGCCAAGTGCTACCTGCCCTGCGAGGACACGGTTCTGACCACGTACTGCACGGCGGCCGGGGGCCTCGTGCTCCTCACGTTAGTCCACGCTGGGCTTGTAGCCTCACCTTTTCATTTCGGTTGGAACatgctcagaaaatttaagaccACGTGA